One window from the genome of Deferrivibrio essentukiensis encodes:
- a CDS encoding DUF2207 domain-containing protein, whose protein sequence is MKSKKRKEKMLKSTLTKPIFACLFLLVFTIPAFAEYFYIKSYNIDINVTKTSVLEIEETINVHFNTARHGIFRTIPYKYLVNIDSDDEKAYRPFMDGKYYKIDIFDVKVDGFKYVTYKKGDKFYIKIGDKNSYVSGDVTYKITYKIFGAINFFKEHSEFYYNIIGTQWPVKIEEATFNIYLPENYLPSDNDIILVGGKFGERGKIASYNVAEGVITGFTNRVLNPFEGLTLILKFPENFLLNGTTFLRFKLLIINNIIYLTPIIIFIVMYLLWFFIGRDKKIIDYVQFEPPKDMTPAEAGVIIDDKTDNKDLISLIFYWAVNGIIQIEEDEQDGIFTSKDDYILTKLKDLPENAKQYEKTIFNGLFPGSTRAVRISTLKNTFYTYMQDARKELDEEIARNNYYVSRTRILSSVFKILSIFVLLTGIFYSFSAGRIDYILIFIINALIIFIFGYLMPKKTDKGVDKFQKIKGFKDFIHKVETPKLKILLQKDPNYFDKTIPFAVALNEEKVWAEKFQSLITEPPNWYVSRRPGHFNTIYFANSISSATKNMNQVFNSTPPSSGSGGSGFSGGGGFSGGGFGGGGGGSW, encoded by the coding sequence TTGAAATCGAAGAAACGGAAAGAGAAAATGTTAAAGTCAACTTTAACTAAACCAATATTTGCTTGCTTATTTCTTCTTGTATTTACCATTCCTGCATTTGCGGAATATTTTTATATTAAGAGCTACAATATTGATATAAATGTAACAAAAACCTCTGTTTTGGAAATCGAAGAAACCATAAATGTCCATTTTAATACTGCAAGACACGGAATTTTTAGGACAATCCCTTATAAATACCTTGTAAACATTGATTCTGATGATGAAAAAGCTTACAGACCATTTATGGATGGAAAGTACTATAAAATAGATATTTTCGATGTAAAAGTAGATGGTTTTAAATATGTTACATACAAAAAAGGGGATAAATTTTATATAAAAATAGGTGATAAAAACTCTTATGTCTCAGGCGATGTAACTTACAAAATAACTTACAAAATCTTTGGTGCCATAAACTTTTTTAAAGAACATTCAGAATTTTACTACAACATAATAGGCACTCAGTGGCCTGTTAAAATTGAAGAAGCTACTTTTAATATCTACCTTCCAGAAAACTATTTGCCGTCTGATAACGATATAATTTTAGTAGGTGGTAAATTTGGAGAGAGGGGAAAAATAGCAAGCTATAATGTTGCAGAAGGTGTTATAACCGGTTTTACAAACAGAGTATTGAATCCTTTTGAAGGGCTGACACTTATATTAAAATTTCCTGAAAACTTTCTATTAAACGGAACAACTTTTCTCAGGTTTAAACTTTTAATCATAAATAATATCATTTATTTGACTCCAATCATAATATTTATCGTTATGTATCTACTGTGGTTCTTCATTGGAAGAGATAAAAAGATTATTGATTATGTCCAATTTGAGCCGCCAAAAGATATGACACCTGCCGAGGCCGGAGTTATAATAGATGATAAAACTGATAATAAAGATTTAATTTCACTTATTTTCTATTGGGCAGTAAATGGAATCATACAAATTGAAGAGGATGAGCAAGACGGTATATTTACATCCAAAGATGACTACATACTCACAAAACTCAAAGACTTACCTGAAAATGCCAAGCAATATGAAAAAACTATATTTAACGGTCTTTTCCCCGGCAGCACTCGGGCTGTAAGAATTTCCACGTTGAAAAACACTTTTTATACATATATGCAGGATGCAAGAAAAGAGCTGGATGAAGAAATTGCAAGAAACAATTACTATGTCAGCCGCACAAGAATATTAAGCAGCGTTTTTAAGATATTAAGTATATTTGTCTTGTTGACCGGCATATTTTACTCTTTTTCAGCTGGAAGAATTGACTATATTCTAATTTTTATAATAAACGCCCTGATTATTTTTATTTTCGGATACCTTATGCCTAAAAAAACTGACAAAGGTGTTGATAAATTTCAAAAAATTAAAGGTTTTAAAGATTTTATCCATAAAGTTGAAACTCCCAAACTTAAAATTTTACTTCAAAAGGACCCCAACTACTTTGATAAAACAATCCCATTTGCAGTTGCACTTAATGAAGAAAAAGTATGGGCGGAAAAATTTCAATCGCTCATCACTGAGCCACCAAATTGGTATGTTTCAAGGCGCCCAGGGCATTTTAATACAATATATTTTGCCAACTCTATTTCCAGTGCAACTAAAAATATGAATCAAGTTTTCAACTCCACTCCACCCTCATCAGGCAGCGGCGGCAGCGGATTCTCAGGTGGCGGAGGATTTTCAGGTGGTGGTTTCGGCGGAGGGGGAGGCGGAAGCTGGTAA
- the fdh3B gene encoding formate dehydrogenase FDH3 subunit beta, protein MGRMRFLCDVDRCIDCGGCVVACKEGHQIPVGVNRRRVITINEGKPGEKSISVACMHCSDAPCIAVCPVDALYQREDGIVLVNKDVCIGCGYCFFACPFGAPQFPKGNSFGARGVMDKCTFCAGGPAENFSDKEKRLYGQNRIAEGKAPLCASMCATKALLAGDADKIANIYRERGFKRGSGANAWGWDKAYNKK, encoded by the coding sequence ATGGGAAGAATGAGATTTTTATGCGATGTTGATAGATGTATCGATTGTGGTGGGTGCGTTGTCGCTTGTAAAGAGGGGCATCAAATCCCGGTGGGGGTTAATAGAAGGCGCGTAATAACAATAAATGAAGGTAAGCCAGGGGAGAAGAGCATCTCTGTTGCTTGTATGCATTGTTCGGATGCTCCGTGTATAGCTGTTTGTCCTGTGGATGCTCTTTACCAAAGGGAAGACGGGATTGTTCTTGTAAATAAAGATGTGTGCATAGGTTGTGGTTATTGCTTTTTTGCTTGCCCTTTTGGTGCACCTCAGTTTCCTAAAGGGAATTCTTTTGGGGCAAGAGGGGTTATGGACAAGTGTACTTTCTGTGCAGGAGGTCCTGCTGAAAACTTTAGTGATAAAGAGAAAAGGCTGTATGGTCAAAATAGAATAGCAGAGGGGAAAGCACCTTTATGTGCTTCTATGTGTGCTACCAAGGCACTTTTGGCAGGTGATGCAGATAAAATCGCTAATATTTATCGTGAAAGAGGATTTAAGCGTGGTTCAGGAGCAAATGCTTGGGGTTGGGATAAGGCGTATAATAAAAAATAG
- a CDS encoding formate dehydrogenase subunit gamma: MRRILFVTLIMFLLLMAAVYSAENDTVQPIFSNSKYNNSIENYKIITEHFTGEWQKYGEPFTILQKEYVRKIYFWILIAIPGIFVLHYLVIGPKKFPHEGNKYLVFTVFNRAVHWLTAISFLTLTVSGLIMIFGKYFGGGSLVRTFRFIHFPSAVIFVPLGLVMLLMWLREMIIAPGDITWFFKFGGYLSKKTENIMPVGKFNPGQKSWFWLGTLGGFVMAYTGYYMYSFAASTDNLRIYAIIHNFLGMAMLIMFLVHLYMSLFAIKGSLKSMLTGYKYEDEIRIMHCRFYSKLSGKDCSK; the protein is encoded by the coding sequence ATGAGAAGAATACTTTTTGTGACTTTGATAATGTTTTTGCTTCTCATGGCAGCCGTGTATTCGGCGGAAAACGATACAGTACAGCCTATTTTTTCAAATAGTAAGTATAATAATAGTATTGAAAATTATAAAATTATAACCGAACATTTTACCGGCGAATGGCAAAAATATGGTGAACCTTTTACTATCTTGCAAAAGGAATATGTAAGAAAAATTTACTTTTGGATTTTAATAGCCATACCAGGGATATTTGTGTTGCACTACTTAGTGATAGGTCCTAAAAAATTCCCACATGAAGGTAATAAATATTTGGTTTTTACTGTATTTAATAGAGCTGTCCATTGGTTGACCGCTATTTCTTTTCTTACATTGACTGTGTCAGGACTTATAATGATTTTTGGAAAATATTTTGGCGGTGGTAGCTTGGTACGCACATTTAGATTTATACATTTTCCTTCAGCGGTCATTTTTGTGCCCCTTGGGTTGGTAATGTTGTTGATGTGGTTAAGAGAGATGATAATAGCCCCTGGTGATATTACTTGGTTCTTTAAGTTTGGAGGGTATCTTAGTAAAAAGACAGAAAATATAATGCCTGTGGGAAAATTCAATCCGGGGCAAAAAAGCTGGTTTTGGCTTGGAACCTTAGGCGGATTTGTTATGGCATACACAGGTTATTATATGTATAGCTTTGCGGCATCAACCGACAATTTGAGAATATATGCTATTATTCACAATTTTCTCGGAATGGCAATGCTCATAATGTTTTTGGTGCATTTGTATATGTCTCTTTTTGCCATTAAAGGTTCTTTAAAGTCAATGCTGACCGGTTATAAATATGAAGATGAAATAAGAATTATGCATTGCAGATTTTATAGTAAATTGTCAGGGAAAGATTGTTCCAAATAA
- a CDS encoding formate dehydrogenase subunit alpha, whose translation MGKTKLIKSSQGNKNAVTSINPQMGRRGFLKIFAATSAITGLGLTPTFVKKVNAANSPYANSKIVKTVCTHCAVGCGVYAEVQNGVWVRQEVAFDHPVSRGGHCCKGAGAIDMVTSEKRLKYPLKKVNGKWQKISWEQAIDEVSKKLLDIREKDGPDAVMWIGSAKVSNEMAYLQRKLAAFWGTNNIDHQARICHSTTVAGVANTWGYGAMTNSINDMRHSKCFFFIGSNAAEAHPIAMQHVLHAKEVNNAPVIVVDPRFTKTAAKATDYVRIRSGTDTAFVMGLINVIIKNGWEDKEFIRTRVTGYEQLKEVVKDYTPEEVERVTGVPASEIERIAKILATNRPATVIWCMGGTQHSIGSSNTRAYCILQLVLGNMGKSGGGTNILRGHDNVQGATDMCVLSHSLPAYYGLAEGAWKHWCRVWNVDFDWIKSRFKDDKYMSKPGFTLSRWYEGVIQEDAITQYTPLKAVVFWGCSSNSQSQYHKLKKALDKIDLVVLIDPFPTMTAAACDKDNVYILPSSSQYETSGSVTNTQRGIQWRYKVVDPIYETKDDYEIMKLFVDKFGFGDKFYKNIKLIPEDVTREINKGALTIGYNGQTPERIKKHTDYWHTFDVDDLQAKGGPCDGEYYGLPWPCWTTDHPGTPILYDISKPVAKGGLPFRARYGTTYKYPGKEKEENILADGVANPGSEVKTGYPEFKDVIPGTNWKTDLSQKTIQEAIKRGMAPFGNAKARCFVWNFPDPIPVHREPLHSPDSEMVRKYPTYEDKPDHYRVYTKYKSEQKEDWVKNFPLILTTGRLVEYMGGGAETRSNKYLAELQPEMFAEVNIKTANNYGLRNGDDIWVESPGGGKIKVKVKISDRVDETTIFLPFHFGGFFMGDSWANKYPEGTTPYALGEAANVVTNYGYDIVTQMQETKTGLCRIKKA comes from the coding sequence ATGGGAAAAACTAAACTTATAAAATCGAGTCAGGGCAATAAAAATGCGGTTACAAGCATTAACCCTCAAATGGGCAGAAGGGGTTTTTTGAAAATTTTTGCTGCGACCTCTGCTATTACCGGGTTGGGATTAACTCCTACATTTGTAAAAAAAGTAAATGCCGCTAATTCCCCTTATGCAAATTCAAAGATAGTAAAAACGGTGTGTACACATTGTGCCGTTGGATGTGGTGTTTATGCAGAAGTTCAAAATGGGGTGTGGGTAAGGCAGGAAGTTGCTTTTGACCACCCTGTTTCAAGAGGTGGGCATTGCTGTAAGGGTGCTGGTGCTATCGATATGGTAACAAGTGAAAAAAGGTTAAAATACCCTTTAAAGAAGGTAAACGGGAAATGGCAAAAAATTTCATGGGAGCAGGCAATAGATGAAGTAAGCAAAAAGCTCCTTGATATAAGAGAAAAGGATGGTCCTGATGCGGTAATGTGGATAGGGAGTGCTAAAGTTTCCAATGAGATGGCTTATTTGCAAAGAAAGCTTGCCGCTTTTTGGGGTACGAACAATATAGACCATCAGGCGAGAATTTGTCACTCTACAACTGTTGCCGGTGTTGCAAATACATGGGGCTACGGTGCAATGACAAACAGTATTAATGATATGAGGCATTCTAAATGTTTCTTTTTTATAGGTTCAAATGCTGCTGAAGCTCACCCTATTGCTATGCAGCATGTATTACATGCGAAAGAAGTTAACAATGCTCCTGTAATAGTTGTAGATCCAAGATTTACAAAAACAGCAGCTAAAGCAACTGATTATGTAAGAATCCGTTCAGGCACCGATACGGCATTTGTAATGGGGCTTATAAATGTTATTATTAAAAACGGTTGGGAAGATAAAGAATTTATAAGAACAAGAGTAACAGGATATGAGCAACTTAAAGAGGTAGTAAAAGATTATACTCCCGAAGAGGTGGAAAGAGTAACCGGAGTACCTGCTTCAGAAATTGAAAGGATTGCAAAGATTCTTGCAACTAACAGACCTGCCACGGTCATATGGTGTATGGGTGGCACACAACATTCAATTGGTAGCAGCAATACGAGAGCATACTGTATTCTTCAACTTGTATTGGGTAATATGGGTAAGTCAGGTGGAGGCACTAATATTCTCAGAGGGCATGACAATGTTCAAGGCGCTACAGATATGTGTGTCCTTTCTCACTCATTGCCAGCCTATTACGGACTTGCCGAAGGAGCATGGAAACATTGGTGCAGGGTTTGGAATGTTGACTTTGATTGGATAAAGTCAAGATTTAAAGATGATAAATATATGTCAAAACCGGGCTTTACTCTTAGCCGTTGGTATGAAGGTGTTATTCAGGAAGATGCAATAACTCAATATACCCCTTTAAAAGCGGTTGTTTTCTGGGGATGCTCTTCAAATTCACAGTCTCAATACCATAAATTAAAAAAGGCTTTGGATAAGATAGATCTTGTAGTTTTAATTGACCCATTTCCGACAATGACTGCTGCTGCTTGTGACAAGGATAATGTTTATATTTTACCTTCATCGAGCCAATATGAAACTTCCGGAAGTGTAACAAATACTCAAAGAGGTATTCAGTGGAGATATAAGGTAGTTGATCCAATTTATGAAACCAAAGATGATTATGAGATTATGAAACTTTTTGTAGATAAGTTTGGCTTTGGGGATAAGTTTTATAAAAATATAAAACTTATCCCAGAGGATGTGACCAGAGAAATTAATAAAGGCGCTTTGACGATAGGTTACAATGGTCAGACTCCGGAAAGAATCAAAAAACATACTGACTATTGGCATACTTTTGACGTTGATGATTTGCAGGCTAAAGGTGGACCTTGTGATGGAGAATATTATGGACTACCTTGGCCATGTTGGACTACAGATCATCCTGGCACACCGATTTTATATGATATCTCTAAGCCTGTAGCCAAAGGAGGACTTCCATTTAGAGCAAGATATGGTACAACTTATAAATATCCTGGTAAGGAAAAAGAGGAGAATATACTTGCAGATGGAGTTGCTAACCCGGGTAGTGAAGTTAAGACAGGGTACCCGGAATTTAAAGATGTAATCCCAGGAACAAACTGGAAAACAGATTTGTCACAAAAAACCATTCAGGAAGCGATAAAGAGAGGGATGGCACCTTTTGGAAATGCAAAAGCAAGATGTTTTGTTTGGAACTTCCCTGATCCTATACCTGTGCATAGAGAGCCTTTGCATTCTCCAGATTCTGAGATGGTAAGAAAATATCCTACTTATGAGGACAAGCCTGACCATTACAGGGTCTACACCAAATATAAAAGCGAGCAAAAAGAAGATTGGGTAAAAAACTTCCCGCTGATTTTGACTACCGGAAGATTGGTCGAATATATGGGTGGTGGTGCTGAAACAAGGAGTAACAAGTATTTAGCCGAGCTCCAACCGGAGATGTTTGCGGAAGTAAATATAAAAACAGCAAATAATTATGGGCTTAGAAATGGCGATGATATTTGGGTTGAGTCTCCTGGTGGAGGAAAGATAAAAGTTAAGGTTAAAATTTCTGATAGAGTTGATGAGACAACAATTTTTCTTCCATTCCATTTTGGCGGGTTTTTTATGGGTGACTCTTGGGCAAACAAATATCCCGAAGGGACAACCCCTTATGCTCTTGGAGAAGCAGCAAATGTAGTAACAAACTACGGTTATGATATTGTTACTCAGATGCAAGAGACAAAAACAGGCTTGTGCCGTATAAAAAAAGCTTAA
- a CDS encoding 4Fe-4S binding protein: MNSILKYNYSKSYTSVIKPAICLIYCDYKKLQRIKNVLGGVYSLKPLSVSKIFSPDFLSVTDFKVNGKFPNFYISFSFYDSVDFEKCTYCGKCYNICPEKCITTNLEIDFNICTLCGECEKVCPEKAIDIDKVVSDNIDTSFIMTDIEEFLNKNQTGIFEYSDIEKILSMTGEFLIEENVIHSQDLCQYNGKLDYGCKRCIEECNHEALTIEDNVIVIDHLACESCGKCVAVCPTGAMQYVNSDDKSFISSFSGNNIKDKILIAGDEEQLRKFKWNNSNKLDNIIFLNSDPKFFNLMHYLFVFAIGASNIVVLNDKLSESNQVLFANRLLEYLFKYKNFIKTKYDFDTISTNPLPVVYTNYSFASRRKKLASILKFLFESSSFNDVLIEENYLNIFGEVIVDEGKCSLCLACVNHCKIGVLLSNEFNYSLNHNPSICIQCKICEYVCPEDAISVKDGLLLSEKFFEVNELCRDEPIVCPGCNKAFGSKKSFEAVKLKLSGVGLLESKGKFLHYCEECRVKRLFEN, from the coding sequence ATGAACAGTATTTTAAAATATAATTATTCCAAGTCGTATACATCCGTTATTAAGCCTGCTATTTGTCTTATTTATTGCGATTATAAAAAATTGCAGCGTATTAAGAATGTTTTGGGAGGAGTTTACTCATTAAAACCGTTATCAGTATCTAAGATATTTTCCCCTGACTTTTTATCTGTGACAGATTTTAAAGTAAATGGCAAATTTCCGAATTTTTATATCAGTTTTAGTTTTTACGATAGTGTGGATTTCGAAAAATGTACTTATTGCGGAAAATGTTACAATATTTGTCCGGAAAAATGCATCACAACTAATTTGGAAATAGACTTCAATATATGCACACTATGTGGTGAATGTGAAAAAGTTTGCCCTGAAAAGGCCATAGACATAGATAAGGTAGTTAGTGATAATATTGACACATCTTTTATTATGACTGACATTGAAGAATTTTTAAACAAAAACCAAACAGGAATTTTTGAATATTCTGATATAGAAAAAATACTCTCAATGACGGGAGAATTCTTGATTGAAGAAAATGTAATACATTCCCAAGATTTATGTCAATATAACGGTAAGCTGGATTACGGTTGCAAAAGATGCATTGAGGAATGTAATCATGAGGCTCTTACGATAGAAGATAACGTTATCGTTATTGATCATTTGGCCTGTGAATCCTGCGGTAAGTGTGTTGCGGTTTGTCCCACAGGGGCAATGCAGTATGTGAATAGCGATGATAAGAGCTTTATTTCTTCGTTTAGTGGTAATAATATTAAAGACAAAATTTTAATTGCAGGGGATGAAGAACAATTAAGAAAATTCAAATGGAATAACAGCAACAAGTTAGATAATATTATATTTTTGAATTCAGACCCAAAGTTTTTTAATTTGATGCATTATCTGTTTGTGTTTGCCATAGGAGCTTCGAATATTGTAGTTTTAAATGATAAGCTATCTGAAAGCAATCAAGTGCTGTTTGCAAATAGGTTATTGGAGTATCTGTTTAAATATAAAAATTTCATAAAAACAAAATATGATTTTGACACTATTTCAACTAACCCTTTGCCAGTTGTTTATACAAATTATAGTTTTGCGAGTAGAAGGAAAAAATTGGCGTCAATCTTAAAGTTTTTGTTTGAGAGCTCCAGTTTCAATGATGTTTTAATAGAGGAAAATTATCTTAATATTTTTGGTGAAGTTATTGTTGATGAGGGGAAATGCTCTTTATGTTTAGCTTGTGTTAACCATTGTAAGATAGGTGTGTTACTGTCAAATGAATTTAACTATTCACTTAACCATAATCCGTCAATTTGTATCCAGTGTAAAATTTGCGAATATGTGTGTCCTGAAGATGCAATATCAGTTAAAGATGGATTGTTGTTGAGTGAAAAGTTTTTTGAGGTAAATGAACTCTGCAGAGATGAGCCGATTGTTTGTCCGGGATGTAATAAGGCTTTTGGAAGTAAAAAATCGTTCGAAGCGGTTAAGTTAAAGCTTTCGGGGGTCGGACTTTTAGAGTCCAAGGGAAAATTTTTGCATTATTGTGAGGAGTGTAGAGTTAAGCGGCTTTTTGAAAATTAA
- a CDS encoding LemA family protein, which produces MTGGLIFLGIIVILVFAFIAYYNKFIKLKNQADESFSGIDVQLKRRHDLIPNIVETVKGYVKHEASTLEKVVQARNIAMSANSVEDKAKAENMITGALKSLFALSESYPDLKANQNFISLQNTLSEIEDNIQNARRYYNAVVRDYNILCESFPSVIIANIFNFKKREFFEIEETERENVKVNFN; this is translated from the coding sequence ATGACCGGTGGTTTAATATTTTTAGGAATAATAGTTATTTTAGTATTTGCTTTTATTGCTTATTACAATAAATTTATAAAGCTAAAAAACCAAGCTGACGAATCATTTAGCGGAATCGATGTGCAACTAAAAAGGAGGCATGACCTGATTCCAAATATTGTAGAAACCGTAAAAGGTTATGTAAAACACGAAGCTTCCACACTTGAAAAAGTTGTCCAAGCCAGAAATATTGCGATGTCGGCCAATTCTGTCGAAGATAAAGCAAAAGCTGAAAATATGATTACCGGAGCTTTAAAAAGTTTGTTTGCATTATCTGAAAGTTACCCTGATTTGAAAGCTAATCAAAATTTCATTAGTCTGCAAAATACATTGTCTGAAATAGAAGATAATATTCAAAACGCAAGAAGATATTATAACGCAGTGGTAAGGGACTACAATATTCTTTGTGAATCTTTTCCATCTGTAATTATTGCTAATATTTTCAATTTCAAAAAGCGAGAATTTTTTGAAATCGAAGAAACGGAAAGAGAAAATGTTAAAGTCAACTTTAACTAA
- a CDS encoding formyltransferase family protein, protein MENNIFPSVITYKKDFLRTTLSRDFEKFESFFNITYLGSNNYSDNKEKLDRLHIEVALCVDWTKDFFQGQKTPFKVLFTHPSLLPFYRGYGAITEQFLQGVVVSGLSVIQNSERVDSGDIIYQKEIQIDFNDYPLDFISNYIKEIVSFTEMLTENNIDFDAKKQNENLGFYLVRKRNKNAIIDFGRDAFSIYNHIRGYSYPFFGAHFYYKNQKIKVFKSEIRAWQGNYGKPGQILNKEDDYIEVACGTGSIRLYSILSETDESLNINNLFLVNDILNH, encoded by the coding sequence ATGGAAAATAATATTTTTCCCAGTGTAATTACTTATAAAAAAGATTTTTTACGGACTACATTAAGCAGAGATTTTGAAAAATTTGAGAGTTTTTTTAATATTACTTATTTAGGAAGTAATAACTACTCTGACAATAAAGAGAAGCTGGATAGACTACACATAGAAGTTGCACTTTGTGTTGATTGGACTAAGGATTTTTTTCAAGGTCAAAAAACACCATTTAAAGTCTTATTTACTCACCCGTCGCTTTTACCCTTTTACAGGGGTTATGGGGCAATTACAGAGCAATTTTTACAAGGAGTGGTTGTCAGCGGACTGAGTGTAATTCAAAACTCAGAAAGAGTAGACAGTGGCGATATAATTTACCAAAAGGAAATTCAAATTGATTTTAATGACTACCCTTTGGACTTTATTTCTAATTATATTAAAGAAATTGTTAGTTTTACCGAGATGTTAACCGAAAACAATATTGACTTCGATGCCAAAAAACAAAATGAAAATCTCGGTTTCTATCTCGTGAGAAAAAGAAATAAAAATGCCATTATAGATTTTGGAAGGGATGCGTTCTCTATTTATAATCATATCAGAGGTTACAGCTACCCCTTTTTTGGTGCTCACTTCTACTACAAAAATCAGAAAATTAAAGTTTTTAAATCGGAAATAAGGGCGTGGCAAGGAAATTATGGAAAACCCGGACAAATATTAAATAAAGAAGATGACTATATTGAAGTCGCTTGCGGGACAGGGTCAATTAGGCTTTATAGCATCTTGTCTGAAACTGATGAAAGTTTAAATATCAACAACCTGTTTTTAGTAAACGATATATTAAACCATTGA
- a CDS encoding TorD/DmsD family molecular chaperone — MENNEINSARIFVYEIIKEAFFCEPTYEFIDTIKQFITNVKESFDDSDSKANLIVDSFKSVFNELSVEDIQTEYNNLFVDPFSNNLINKNASYYFENKNFGKTLVEIRDFLKELNLARDLNYYEPEDSISFVSDLMIYLINKNGVYIFDEQVDFFNRFVEPFFSLFSEKIKTNEGAVFYACMGLLIDYFLDLERSYLNESITT, encoded by the coding sequence ATGGAAAATAATGAAATTAATTCAGCCAGAATATTTGTTTATGAAATTATCAAAGAAGCCTTTTTTTGTGAGCCTACTTATGAATTTATCGACACTATTAAACAGTTTATTACAAATGTGAAAGAAAGTTTCGATGATAGTGACTCCAAGGCGAACTTGATAGTAGATTCTTTTAAATCCGTTTTTAACGAGCTTTCAGTTGAAGATATTCAAACCGAATACAATAATTTGTTTGTAGACCCTTTTAGTAATAACCTTATTAATAAAAATGCATCGTATTATTTTGAAAATAAAAATTTTGGCAAGACTTTGGTTGAAATAAGAGATTTTTTAAAAGAGTTAAATTTGGCAAGAGACCTGAACTATTATGAACCTGAAGATTCGATATCCTTTGTTTCTGACTTGATGATTTATCTCATAAATAAAAACGGTGTTTACATTTTTGATGAGCAGGTCGATTTTTTTAATAGGTTCGTGGAGCCCTTTTTTTCATTATTTTCTGAGAAGATTAAAACTAACGAAGGTGCAGTGTTTTATGCATGTATGGGTTTGTTAATAGATTATTTTCTCGATTTAGAAAGAAGTTATCTTAATGAGTCTATCACAACTTAG